One Leishmania donovani BPK282A1 complete genome, chromosome 15 genomic window carries:
- a CDS encoding ribonucleoprotein p18, mitochondrial precursor, putative, with protein MRRLSSQLMCTAAAARFASAGGAKKYDLFGYEVDTNTALWIDKVKKCRYYDEAGEVLVNMNVKNCPPDLETYNATLQKIYEAPSKQ; from the coding sequence ATGCGCCGTCTGTCTAGCCAGCTTatgtgcaccgctgccgcggcccgCTTCGCgtccgccggcggcgcgaaGAAGTACGACCTGTTCGGCTACGAGGTGGACACGAACACGGCGCTGTGGATCGACAAGGTGAAGAAGTGCCGCTACTACGACGAGGCCGGCGAGGTGCTGGTGAACATGAACGTGAAGAACTGCCCGCCGGATCTGGAGACGTACAACGCGACGCTGCAGAAGATCTACGAAGCGCCGAGCAAGCAGG
- a CDS encoding ecotin, putative, giving the protein MAASAHSPSLVDLHLLLTPFFSFLVSSLSFCRMVGGTFEYVFQQVLWLIGTTAQLIAAMGIGIKWMFMTARCVTFAAMDLVYFMPNVFWYLLSPNIIRRVSYRSSRTTKLRNLEALLSKQVKQESLTTAVRTGAFPWNPVNNYDASLSASGLGGVRPGVSPSPLRPRGPEEVDRETVERWASSINPADGTFVNGLPVHIGDEAHSCAASRHNAALTFNNSFDDTLEALQRMYRHRSQQQQQARIVSMASLVEPSQTQVPVALTPAVSNESFTDSDAEDDVEDRMNLHNRATLDIYLPVPLDSLFRFMHQERKSDETAHVQAGGKHQCSHKPGSAAPEHQQHQSHKRRGKLTRKRFPILISVTGGAWIVGFYLWNFLVARLFAARGYVVFCPDYRNFPQTTMEGMTLDVSDAIAWVLNNAERYNGDLNNVTLIGQSAGAHLTMMSLLSQAQLSAYRHNAEKGIHEGVPPPSDVAYNVPRYNPRESIHRYVGLSGIFNVAGLVKHFNRRGLYRDVLYQIAGGKPHMARYTLNAYFDDRRGGDTGEVLPDNIFDFFPQRMFFVHGDADKSAPVTESANIVYVMRNAQRDAIVKVIQENPEAAKTLPKPVTIEYILVPGATHTDSIIEEPLCGNSHIVEFLCYYDIDDDERRHAQLSGRTLAGAISKDGGAVVTDAVHSRTSSLAVSSAAGGAADGSASGPKLTDLDAISQGLSPVLGGISPDARYTFPVLPATRPDGILISPCPPSSRSKLMRLASYICPF; this is encoded by the coding sequence ATGGCCGCATCCGCGCACAGCCCCTCCCTTGTAGACCTGCATCTTTTACTCACACCCTTCTTCTCGTTCCtcgtctcctccctctccttttgcAGAATGGTCGGCGGCACCTTCGAGTATGTCTTTCAGCAGGTGCTGTGGCTGATCGGCACAACCGCGCAGCTGATCGCAGCGATGGGCATCGGCATCAAATGGATGTTCATGACAGCACGCTGCGTCACCTTCGCCGCGATGGACTTGGTGTACTTCATGCCGAACGTCTTCTGGTACCTGCTCTCGCCAAACATCATCCGCCGTGTGTCGTACCGCTCCTCCCGGACAACGAAGCTGCGCAATTTGGAGGCACTGCTGTCGAAGCAGGTGAAGCAGGAATCACTGACCACCGCggtgcgcaccggcgccttCCCTTGGAATCCCGTAAACAACTACGATGCGTCCCTATCGGCCAGCGGCCTCGGTGGTGTGCGCCCTGGCGTCTCCCCGTCGCCGCTCCGGCCCAGGGGCCCGGAAGAGGTGGACCGGGAGACGGTGGAGCGCTGGGCGTCCTCGATCAACCCCGCTGACGGCACCTTTGTCAACGGACTTCCGGTGCATATCGGTGACGAGGCTCATTCTTGCGCCGCGTCTCGGCACAACGCGGCCCTGACCTTCAACAACTCCTTTGACGACACGCTCGAAGCCCTGCAGCGGATGTACCGGCATcgcagccagcagcagcagcaggcgagaATTGTCTCCATGGCATCACTTGTGGAGCCGTCGCAGACGCAGGTGCCGGTGGCACTGACACCGGCGGTCTCGAACGAAAGCTTCACGGACTCCGACGCCGAGGACGATGTGGAGGACCGGATGAACCTGCACAACCGCGCCACTCTGGACATCTACCTCCCCGTCCCGCTCGATTCTCTCTTCCGCTTTATGCATCAAGAACGCAAGTCTGACGAGACGGCGCACGTGCAAGCTGGCGGCAAGCACCAATGCAGCCACAAacccggcagcgccgcgccggaACATCAGCAGCATCAGTCGCACAAGCGCCGTGGTAAGCTGACGCGCAAGAGGTTTCCGATCTTGATCTCCGTCACTGGCGGTGCGTGGATTGTTGGCTTCTACTTGTGGAACTTCTTGGTGGCACGCCTCTTCGCCGCGCGCGGTTACGTTGTCTTCTGCCCCGACTACCGCAACTTCCCGCAGACGACGATGGAGGGCATGACGCTGGACGTCTCGGACGCCATCGCGTGGGTGCTGAACAACGCGGAGCGCTACAACGGCGACCTGAACAATGTGACGCTGATTGGGCAGTCCGCCGGTGCGCACCTGACGATgatgtcgctgctgtcgcaggcGCAGCTCTCCGCGTACCGGCACAACGCCGAGAAGGGCATCCACGAAGGCGTTCCACCGCCGTCGGACGTCGCCTACAACGTCCCCCGCTACAACCCGCGTGAGTCGATCCACCGCTACGTCGGCCTCAGCGGCATCTTCAACGTCGCCGGCCTCGTGAAACACTTCAACAGGCGCGGCCTCTACCGTGACGTGCTGTACCAGATCGCCGGCGGAAAGCCACATATGGCGCGCTACACGCTAAACGCGTACTTCGacgaccgccgcggcggcgacacgggcgaggtgctgccggaCAACATTTTTGACTTTTTCCCACAGCGCATGTTCTTTGTGCACGGCGACGCGGACAAGAGCGCGCCCGTCACGGAGAGCGCGAACATCGTGTACGTTATGCGCAACGCGCAGCGAGACGCGATCGTAAAGGTCATACAGGAGAACCCAGAAGCGGCCAAGACGCTGCCGAAGCCGGTGACCATCGAGTACATCCTCGTCCccggcgccacgcacacagactCCATTATCGAGGAGCCGCTCTGCGGCAACAGCCACATCGTCGAGTTCTTGTGCTATTACgacatcgacgacgacgagcgcCGACACGCGCAGTTGAGCGGGCGAACATTGGCGGGGGCGATCAGCaaagacggcggtgctgtcgtgACAGACGCGGTGCACTCCAGAACGTCGAGCTTGGCCGTGAGCAGtgcggccggcggcgccgctgacggtTCTGCCTCCGGGCCGAAGCTCACGGATCTGGACGCCATCTCACAGGGTCTGAGCCCCGTGCTGGGCGGTATCTCGCCGGATGCGCGCTACACCTTCCCCGTGCTCCCCGCCACGCGGCCGGACGGTATCTTGATCTCTCCGTGCCCACCCTCGTCGCGCAGTAAGCTGATGCGGCTTGCCAGCTACATCTGTCCTTTTTGA
- a CDS encoding ecotin, putative: protein MSYCKIEAPYPTAEAGEKRIIFALDPKGDEAEQEQYMLQLIPGRVLEMSRNDAANHQTLGGSIEQHTVEGWGAKFFHVKLAKQAASTLMHVHDEDHSEKVRKFVAMPNAPLFPYRSRCPVVVYLPNDAELRYGIWCGGQQMQAVTE from the coding sequence ATGTCATACTGCAAGATCGAGGCCCCGTACCCGACGGCAGAGGCCGGCGAGAAGCGGATCATCTTTGCCCTTGACCCCAAGGGCGAtgaggcggagcaggagcagtACATGCTGCAGCTTATCCCTGGCCGTGTGTTGGAAATGTCGCGCAACGACGCCGCGAATCATCAGACGCTCGGGGGCAGCATTGAGCAGCACACAGTAGAGGGTTGGGGTGCCAAGTTCTTCCACGTGAAACTGGCGAAGCAggccgcctccacgctcATGCACGTCCACGATGAGGACCACAGCGAGAAGGTTCGCAAGTTCGTCGCCATGCCCAACGCACCCTTGTTCCCGTACAGAAGCCGCTGCCCGGTCGTGGTGTATCTACCCAACGATGCGGAGCTGCGCTACGGCATCTGGTGCGGAGGTCAGCAGATGCAGGCGGTCACGGAGTAA
- a CDS encoding ribonucleoprotein p18, mitochondrial precursor, putative: MRRLSSQLMCTAAAARFASAGGAKKYDLFGYEVDTNTALWIDKVKKCRYYDEAGEVLVNMNVKNCPPDLETYNATLQKIYEAPSKQDKPVENESKFCAMMDLMEEMQHRNKVKPNEESWTWVLKECVQSGQFRLGYCVAKLMEAEFKRVPAELVQQNEANASKAKADGKEHPSTLAQQQSLFDIKIQ, from the coding sequence ATGCGCCGTCTGTCTAGCCAGCTTatgtgcaccgctgccgcggcccgCTTCGCgtccgccggcggcgcgaaGAAGTACGACCTGTTCGGCTACGAGGTGGACACGAACACGGCGCTGTGGATCGACAAGGTGAAGAAGTGCCGCTACTACGACGAGGCCGGCGAGGTGCTGGTGAACATGAACGTGAAGAACTGCCCGCCGGATCTGGAGACGTACAACGCGACGCTGCAGAAGATCTACGAAGCGCCGAGCAAGCAGGACAAGCCAGTGGAGAACGAGAGCAAGTTCTGCGCGATGATGGACCTgatggaggagatgcagcacCGCAACAAGGTGAAGCCGAACGAGGAGTCGTGGACGTGGGTGTTGAAGGAGTGCGTGCAGAGCGGGCAGTTCCGCCTCGGCTACTGCGTTGCGAAGCTGATGGAGGCTGAGTTCAAGCGGGTGCCGGCGGAGCTTGTGCAGCAGAACGAGGCAAACGCTtcgaaggcgaaggcggacGGCAAGGAGCACCCGAgcacgctggcgcagcagcagagcctGTTCGACATCAAGATCCAGTAA
- a CDS encoding ecotin, putative codes for MSTRRGTTAAAHAPVQPSLRALDEHVQMLRAEARTGLGSRDVRRALIKEELRPPRVVCGGGGARGPKAPSLTTGSAASGSVTASAGADGGIADIPSAWLEGDFHLKSAVADGGGAAAAFRPACVRFAGEETATMSTGAAPLPPDSSNALRTYQALCAAADEVDYDVSYEEALRQVEDRDSQTGLATTWRTRRRPSAPLPFSSMAVTASALSWDARGERSTCAGGVEAAGNLRSAASHELYTKPPSRPSAAGRGTAGRLFAALSASRPALQASVISAATSSAITTTRRMKAQVSRSCGGGGGGGAFSSLSTEGTAVARSSAATYAMALRQRVQEQREYASRVGGGPPRSSSTPAVWRGREDNEGSGRAAALEWRTRMTAAVTVAVCPSCAAWFERALQQPQRPLPSEEARQQTAGESDYAPRCCCPRCGHDVDTAAGADTPAGAGPRWVWAPSAATGLSEAIKRDLDGTPARVIDSAVARCPQQPSSPASAARHRITNGAGSETCGTDSVGFAESGNGGEEESFAALVARIRASKRRAQEDAEGGNATATSVSEARARQAPLSSASIAPLHPSTELAPATAPKGVGISRVCIETGMSGETMSFPPAAPLSGPPSLSELTLPARVNPFAQRLRVALNRLYFYDLWASAIGEQT; via the coding sequence ATGAGCACGCGCCGCGGCACGACGGCAGCTGCTCATGCCCCTGTCCAACCCTCGCTGCGCGCCCTCGATGAACATGTGCAGATGCTGCGGGCAGAGGCGCGGACGGGGCTGGGCTCGCGAGATGTACGTAGAGCACTTAtcaaggaggagctgcgacCGCCCCGCGTTGTttgtggcggcggtggagcacGTGGCCCAAAGGCGCCGTCGCTTACCACCGGCTCTGCAGCCTCCGGATCCGTGACTGCATCAGCAGGAGCGgacggcggcatcgctgaCATACCGTCCGCGTGGTTAGAAGGCGACTTCCACCTCAAGTCAGCTGTCGCTGATGGGGGCggagcggccgccgcgttcCGGcccgcctgcgtgcgcttcGCAGGAGAAGAAACCGCCACCATGTCTACCGGCGCGGCACCTTTGCCACCAGACTCTAGCAACGCACTCCGCACGTACCAAgcgctgtgcgccgccgccgatgaagTGGACTACGACGTGTCGTACGAGGAGGCACTGCGGCAGGTAGAGGATCGCGATAGTCAGACGGGGCTGGCGACCACATGGCGAACGCGGCGTCGCCCatcggcaccgctgcctttCAGTTcgatggcggtgacggcCTCAGCGTTGAGTTGGGATGCACGAGGGGAGCGTTCGACGTGCGCGGGCGGCGTAGAAGCAGCTGGCAATCTCCGTTCGGCTGCGTCTCACGAGCTGTACACgaagccgccgtcgcggccgtcTGCGGCTGGCCGCGGTACCGCTGGCCGCCTTTTTGCTGCACTTTCTGCCTCTCGGCCCGCCTTGCAGGCGTCCGTCATATCGGCCGCGACTTCATCGGCGATCACAACAACGAGAAGAATGAAAGCGCAGGTGTCGCGCtcgtgtggtggtggcggcggcggcggcgcgttcTCCTCCTTATCCACGGAGGGCACGGCGgtcgcgcgcagctccgcggcAACGTACGCGATGGCGCTCCGCCAACgtgtgcaggagcagcgcgaaTACGCGAGCCGCGTTGGAGGTGGCCCGCCGCGGTCGAGTTCGACCCCAGCAGTATGGCGTGGCAGAGAGGACAATGAGGGCAGTGgtagagctgctgcgctcgaGTGGCGGACGCGCATGACGGCAGCTGTGACTGTGGCAGTCTGTCCATCATGTGCCGCGTGGTTTGAGCGAGCGCTGCAACAGCCACAGCGGCCTCTGCCATCGGAGGAGGCTCGACAACAGACAGCGGGGGAATCGGATTACGCTCCAAGGTGCTGCTGTCCTCGCTGTGGCCATGATGTCGACACTGCAGCCGGCGCAGACACTCCGGCGGGGGCAGGACCGCGGTGGGTCTGGGCTCCGTCTGCCGCAACAGGCCTCTCTGAAGCAATCAAGCGAGACCTCGATGGAACTCCTGCAAGAGTCATTGACTCCGCTGTGGCCCGTTgcccgcagcagccatcCTCCCCAgcctcggcagcgaggcATCGTATCACCAACGGCGCAGGTAGTGAGACGTGCGGCACCGACAGTGTTGGCTTCGCAGAGAGTGGCAACGGAGGTGAGGAGGAGTCCTTCGCTGCGTTGGTGGCGCGCATCCGGGCCTCGAAGCGGAGAGCGCAGGAAGACGCGGAGGGGGGCAATGCGACGGCCACCAGCGTCTcagaggcacgcgcgcgtcAGGCTCCGTTGAGCAGCGCTTCCATAGCGCCTCTACACCCATCTACGGAGTTAGCGCCAGCTACAGCGCCTAAGGGTGTCGGTATCTCCCGTGTATGCATCGAGACTGGCATGTCAGGCGAAACCATGTCCTttcctccagcagcaccactcTCTGGGCCTCCTTCCTTGAGCGAGCTGACCTTGCCCGCCCGCGTGAACCCGTTCGCCCAGAGACTTCGTGTCGCCCTCAACCGCCTCTACTTTTACGACCTTTGGGCGAGTGCGATAGGCGAGCAGACGTGA
- a CDS encoding replication Factor A 28 kDa subunit, putative, whose protein sequence is MLASTPGSNFGGAVASSNNSGGQQPQRRMHPIRPLTIKQMLEAQSVGGGVLVVDGREVTQATVVGRVLGYENANMASGGGAITAKHFGYRITDNTGMLVVRQWIDADRMQEPLPLNTHVRASGTVNVWQQNPIVTGTVVSMADSNEMNYHMLDAILTHFRLTQGNKRAPSSGVSIQNTASAVGMHNMLPGGDIKVLLTDLLVSFIKQHGSSGAGMSMDELTTSAQRYGFTHGDVRTAMRTLAAEGKVYQTHDNRFNI, encoded by the coding sequence ATGCTTGCTTCGACCCCTGGCAGCAACTTCGGGGGCGCCGTTGCATCCTCGAACAACAGTGGTggccagcagccgcagcgtcgcatGCACCCAATTCGCCCGCTCACCATCAAGCAGATGTTGGAGGCTCAGAgcgttggcggtggtgtTCTGGTCGTGGACGGCCGCGAGGTGACGCAGGCGACCGTCGTAGGCCGTGTGTTGGGCTACGAGAACGCCAACATGgcttctggtggtggcgccatCACTGCCAAGCACTTTGGGTACCGAATCACCGACAACACGGGCATGCTCGTCGTGCGCCAGTGGATCGATGCGGACAGGATGCAGGAGCCCCTTCCCCTTAACACGCACGTCCGCGCGTCTGGCACAGTGAATGTGTGGCAGCAGAACCCCATCGTCACCGGCACTGTGGTGAGCATGGCGGACAGCAACGAAATGAACTACCACATGTTGGACGCCATTCTGACGCACTTCCGCCTGACACAGGGCAACAAGCGTGCCCCGAGCAGTGGTGTCTCGATACAGAACACGGCCTCGGCCGTTGGCATGCACAATATGCTGCCTGGAGGCGACATCAAGGTGCTGCTGACAGACCTCCTTGTCTCTTTCATCAagcagcacggcagcagcggagctggCATGTCGATGGATGAACTAACGacgtcggcgcagcgctaCGGCTTCACCCATGGCGATGTGCGCACTGCGATGCGGACGTTGGCAGCGGAGGGGAAAGTGTACCAGACCCACGACAACCGCTTCAACATCTGA